In Sulfitobacter albidus, the following proteins share a genomic window:
- a CDS encoding amino acid adenylation domain-containing protein: MAETSLFDAFARQATRTPDLTALEDGAICLSYAELLARVQSCAAGLAARGVQPGNHVAILLPRSWRLVVATLAILRCGAVVVPLDPQSPHGRLQQMIATGACGLVVTARADIAFGDTPVVRVDDLSVTGTPAPPRVAMTRDDPAFVFFTSGSTGTPKAVVVPQRAVLRLGQQGYTPLSPGRRFASLSNPAFDAINFDIWAPLLTGGVCVIIAPEDAAEFPRIAKALTDARIETLFLTVALFNAIVATMPAAFSTLKTVLIGGERISTRTVMQWYDDNPASECVIHNVYGPTECATFSLCCAIGRDNTRADAPIGRPLPGTRVHIEAATGELWIGGDAVGLGYYGQPDLTAAAFVRHEGQIHYRTGDRVTLNDDGTVHFVGRIGRQAKIRGFRVEPGEIETTLERHPAISQAYVHVHTSEDAPAQLHGYLIVSDALSYAALRDFMQHELPTYMVPHLLFRVAAFPMNANGKVDAAALAATAPDAWKPEASDTPEGPDLAALLALAATLLERQDLTGNDTFLTGGATACAHSFSSMR, encoded by the coding sequence ATGGCCGAGACTTCTCTGTTCGACGCGTTTGCCAGGCAGGCGACACGCACGCCGGATCTGACCGCGCTGGAGGATGGCGCCATCTGTCTGTCCTACGCCGAGCTTTTGGCGCGGGTGCAAAGCTGCGCCGCCGGGCTTGCCGCGCGCGGGGTGCAGCCGGGCAATCACGTTGCGATCTTGCTGCCGCGCTCCTGGCGGCTGGTCGTGGCGACGCTGGCGATCCTGCGCTGTGGCGCGGTGGTGGTACCGCTCGACCCCCAAAGCCCGCATGGCCGACTACAGCAGATGATCGCGACGGGAGCCTGCGGGCTGGTCGTGACAGCGCGCGCGGACATCGCGTTTGGCGACACGCCCGTGGTCCGCGTCGACGATCTGAGCGTCACCGGGACGCCCGCGCCGCCGAGGGTGGCGATGACGCGCGATGATCCGGCATTCGTGTTTTTCACCTCCGGCTCCACGGGCACGCCAAAAGCGGTTGTCGTCCCGCAGCGCGCGGTACTGCGATTGGGCCAGCAGGGCTATACCCCCCTGTCGCCGGGACGCAGGTTCGCGAGCCTGTCAAATCCCGCGTTCGATGCCATCAATTTTGACATATGGGCCCCGCTGTTGACCGGGGGGGTCTGTGTGATCATCGCGCCCGAGGACGCCGCAGAGTTTCCACGCATCGCCAAGGCGCTGACGGATGCGCGGATAGAGACGCTGTTTCTGACGGTCGCGCTGTTCAATGCAATCGTTGCGACGATGCCCGCCGCCTTCAGCACGCTCAAGACCGTTTTGATCGGTGGAGAACGGATCAGCACCCGCACGGTGATGCAGTGGTACGACGATAACCCCGCGTCGGAGTGCGTGATCCACAATGTCTATGGCCCGACTGAATGTGCCACCTTCTCGCTTTGCTGTGCGATCGGTCGCGACAATACCCGCGCCGACGCGCCCATCGGACGCCCGCTGCCGGGTACGCGCGTGCATATCGAGGCCGCGACAGGCGAGCTGTGGATCGGCGGCGACGCGGTCGGGTTGGGGTACTACGGCCAGCCCGACCTCACCGCCGCCGCCTTTGTGCGGCACGAAGGGCAGATCCACTACCGCACCGGCGACCGGGTCACGCTGAACGACGACGGGACGGTGCATTTTGTGGGGCGCATCGGACGGCAGGCCAAGATCCGGGGGTTCCGCGTCGAGCCGGGCGAGATCGAGACAACGCTGGAACGCCACCCCGCCATCAGCCAGGCCTATGTCCATGTACACACGTCCGAGGACGCCCCGGCGCAGTTGCACGGTTACCTGATCGTGAGCGACGCGCTCTCCTATGCCGCGCTCAGGGATTTCATGCAGCATGAATTGCCCACCTACATGGTGCCGCATCTGCTGTTCCGGGTCGCTGCGTTTCCAATGAACGCGAATGGCAAAGTGGATGCGGCGGCGCTTGCGGCCACCGCGCCGGACGCCTGGAAACCGGAGGCGTCGGATACGCCGGAAGGGCCTGACCTTGCGGCCCTGTTGGCGCTCGCGGCAACCCTGCTGGAGCGTCAGGACCTGACGGGGAACGACACCTTTCTCACCGGGGGGGCGACAGCCTGCGCGCACAGCTTTTCAAGCATGCGCTAG
- a CDS encoding non-ribosomal peptide synthetase — protein MTPQALLNRLDTLGATVTTDGTSLNVKAAKGVITQDLLGQIKAQKQALIAALSRPTARIFPQSFNQAQLWFLHRLDPGSAMYNNPMALRLDGPLDHEALGAAFDALLRRHAILRTTFLDHAGEPAQKVFDGPICALSVRVVEDPADCNTLIERHATRAFDLENDAGVRLDLLQLGPQEHVLLLNVHHICADGWSVGILLNELLEGYTARSAGRAPDLAPLAVQYADFALMQRRRFGPQEMKRKTDYWADHLRGIPHLLNLPTDRPRPAAQSHAGAHLHKHLGAALSAEINALARTTGATGFAVFLAVHAIVMGRLSGQEDICIGTSLAGRDDITLEPLIGHFINTVALRITLDANPTFADLVRAVQQTVLGAMEHQDLPFDRVVEAINPVRSAGHAPLFQTMLIYQNTPKAKARDMGALRLTPVDTDSATAKYDLTVEVFETDGGFTLGAEYCTDLFEAESVADWLDQFGVVLRAATAAPDTPINGLPFDVPGPLVGSAHALDPDLTLDGWFDRTARLSPARGAVRDETRSLSYADLGARASALAGVLAARGCVTGATVALMLDPDLDYVVAMLAVLKTGCAFVPVDPRTPQARLRHVLSDAGVALVFAREPDTDALRATGFTGPILAPDAPTGGQRIEVSADHGGNDIAAVIYTSGSTGTPKGNRVRHASLVNLIDWTQRQFSIDGNVVQKSAIGFDASLWEFLWPLLGGHGLRIVQGAARADPSLLGAHLQDTPVAVVQFVPATLRLFLDGLTDAGPPGLSHIFCGGGELTRELAEDLRRKLPGVTLVNVYGVSECAVDSVFHVQGPQDAFGDVIPIGRPIANTTILLLDEKGRPVPRGAVGEICIGGAGVGAGYINHPSAAFTETLAGLPGPWFCSGDLARLNASGRLEFVGRRDFQIKLNGFRIEPGDVESSLMRVGCSGALVTVWEDTLVAYVTGHGDPAAIKPALADLLPGYMIPAIICPLDAFPLNASGKVNRAALPPPTSATPSNAVNQSTPRDATEMTLYNIWQSVLLHPGIGIRDNFFDIGGSSIAAIKLLHKLRETTGRQLTLRDVISNPTIEALAALLRDGTDATGGEDALIRFRRGAGEVNVVCVHPAGGTAFCYLSLARALASEIGVYGLQSPGLNPGEALSPTVETMAAHYLTEIADLLDAPLVITGLSFGGLVAHEMGRVLCDGGKRDVSVVLLDTQGTDDVTLRQRIDVVDMTEFREKLVRFNGTYPGISDAQIERYFTVYNHNRLSVRDYDVPLSAARTVFIQALSDLPRSFLHEVRRYWRGRTTGDLTARLVRGDHWDMLETQELRIVTRLITRETDRLTGAPEKGS, from the coding sequence ATGACACCGCAGGCGCTGCTGAACCGGCTCGATACCCTTGGTGCGACGGTCACGACCGACGGCACATCGCTGAACGTCAAGGCTGCGAAAGGTGTGATCACGCAGGATCTGCTGGGTCAGATCAAGGCGCAGAAACAGGCCCTGATCGCCGCATTGTCACGGCCAACCGCAAGGATTTTTCCCCAGTCGTTCAATCAGGCCCAACTGTGGTTTCTGCATCGGCTCGATCCCGGCTCGGCGATGTACAACAACCCGATGGCACTGCGCCTTGACGGCCCGCTGGACCACGAAGCCCTTGGGGCGGCTTTTGACGCGTTGCTGCGGCGGCACGCAATCCTGCGCACCACGTTCCTCGATCACGCGGGAGAGCCCGCGCAAAAGGTATTTGATGGGCCAATTTGCGCACTCAGCGTCAGGGTGGTGGAAGATCCCGCCGACTGCAACACGCTGATCGAACGTCACGCGACCCGCGCCTTCGACCTCGAGAACGACGCAGGCGTGCGGCTCGACCTGCTGCAACTTGGCCCGCAAGAACACGTGCTGTTGCTGAACGTGCACCACATCTGCGCCGATGGCTGGTCGGTGGGGATCCTGCTCAACGAGCTGCTGGAAGGCTACACAGCCCGGAGCGCGGGCCGTGCGCCCGATCTGGCCCCGCTTGCGGTGCAATATGCGGATTTTGCGCTCATGCAGCGCCGCCGTTTCGGACCGCAGGAGATGAAGCGGAAAACCGATTATTGGGCCGACCATCTGCGCGGCATCCCGCACCTGCTGAACCTGCCCACCGACAGGCCCCGCCCCGCCGCACAAAGCCACGCGGGCGCGCATCTGCACAAGCACCTCGGTGCCGCGCTTTCGGCAGAGATCAACGCGCTCGCCCGGACCACGGGCGCGACCGGGTTTGCGGTGTTTCTCGCCGTTCATGCCATCGTGATGGGCCGTCTGAGCGGGCAGGAAGATATCTGCATCGGCACCTCGCTGGCCGGGCGCGACGACATCACGCTTGAGCCGCTGATCGGCCATTTCATCAACACAGTCGCGCTGCGGATCACCCTCGACGCAAACCCGACCTTTGCGGATCTGGTGCGCGCGGTGCAGCAGACGGTTCTGGGGGCGATGGAGCATCAGGACCTGCCGTTCGACCGCGTTGTCGAAGCGATCAACCCCGTGCGCAGTGCCGGGCACGCGCCGCTGTTCCAGACCATGCTCATCTACCAGAACACACCCAAGGCCAAGGCGCGCGACATGGGCGCGCTGCGCCTCACACCCGTAGACACCGACAGCGCGACCGCAAAATACGATCTAACGGTCGAGGTGTTCGAGACCGACGGCGGCTTTACCCTTGGCGCCGAATACTGCACCGATCTGTTTGAGGCGGAGAGCGTCGCGGACTGGCTCGATCAATTTGGTGTGGTGCTGCGCGCCGCAACGGCGGCACCTGATACTCCAATCAACGGACTGCCGTTTGACGTGCCCGGCCCGTTGGTGGGGTCGGCCCACGCGCTTGACCCGGATTTGACGCTGGATGGCTGGTTTGACCGCACGGCCCGCCTCTCACCGGCACGCGGCGCAGTGCGGGACGAGACGCGCAGCCTGTCCTACGCAGACCTCGGCGCGCGCGCGTCGGCACTGGCGGGGGTGCTTGCCGCACGGGGCTGCGTCACGGGTGCGACAGTGGCCCTGATGTTGGATCCCGATCTCGACTACGTCGTGGCGATGCTGGCGGTGCTCAAGACAGGCTGCGCCTTTGTGCCCGTCGATCCGCGCACGCCGCAGGCCCGGCTGCGCCACGTTCTGAGCGATGCGGGCGTCGCTCTGGTATTCGCGCGGGAACCCGACACCGATGCCCTGCGCGCCACTGGGTTCACGGGGCCGATCCTGGCCCCTGACGCGCCAACCGGGGGGCAGCGCATCGAGGTCAGCGCGGATCACGGCGGCAACGATATCGCGGCGGTGATCTATACTTCCGGGTCCACCGGGACGCCAAAAGGCAACCGCGTGCGCCACGCGAGCCTCGTCAATCTCATCGATTGGACGCAGCGGCAGTTCTCAATCGACGGCAACGTCGTTCAGAAAAGCGCGATCGGATTTGATGCGAGCCTGTGGGAATTCCTCTGGCCCCTGCTGGGCGGGCACGGGTTGCGGATCGTGCAGGGGGCGGCGCGCGCGGATCCCAGCCTGCTGGGCGCGCATTTGCAGGACACACCCGTTGCCGTTGTGCAATTCGTGCCCGCCACCCTACGGCTGTTTCTCGACGGGCTCACTGACGCCGGGCCGCCGGGCCTGTCCCACATCTTTTGCGGCGGTGGCGAGTTGACGCGCGAATTGGCCGAGGATCTGCGGCGCAAGCTGCCCGGTGTCACGCTCGTGAATGTCTACGGTGTGAGCGAATGCGCGGTCGATTCCGTTTTCCATGTGCAGGGTCCGCAGGACGCCTTCGGCGATGTCATCCCGATCGGCCGGCCCATCGCCAATACCACAATCCTGCTGCTTGACGAAAAAGGCAGGCCCGTCCCGCGCGGTGCAGTCGGCGAGATCTGCATTGGCGGTGCGGGCGTTGGCGCGGGCTACATAAACCATCCCAGCGCGGCCTTTACCGAAACGCTGGCCGGACTTCCGGGGCCGTGGTTCTGCAGCGGGGATCTTGCCCGACTGAACGCCAGCGGGCGCCTTGAGTTTGTCGGCCGCAGGGATTTCCAGATCAAGCTGAACGGCTTTCGGATCGAGCCGGGAGATGTGGAAAGCAGCCTCATGCGGGTGGGCTGTTCCGGGGCGCTTGTCACGGTGTGGGAGGATACGCTGGTCGCTTACGTCACGGGGCACGGTGATCCTGCGGCGATCAAACCGGCACTGGCCGACCTGCTGCCGGGCTACATGATCCCTGCAATCATCTGTCCGCTCGATGCCTTTCCGCTCAACGCATCTGGCAAGGTCAATCGCGCGGCCCTGCCGCCGCCCACCAGTGCCACGCCGTCGAATGCCGTCAACCAGAGCACACCGCGCGACGCCACCGAAATGACGCTTTATAACATCTGGCAAAGCGTTCTGCTGCATCCGGGCATCGGCATTCGCGACAATTTCTTTGACATCGGCGGCTCGTCGATCGCGGCGATCAAGCTGCTGCACAAACTGCGGGAGACGACGGGCCGTCAGCTGACCCTGCGCGACGTGATATCGAACCCCACAATCGAGGCATTGGCAGCCCTGCTGCGCGATGGAACCGATGCCACCGGGGGCGAAGACGCCTTGATCCGCTTTCGCAGGGGCGCGGGGGAGGTCAACGTGGTCTGCGTGCATCCCGCGGGCGGCACCGCGTTCTGCTATCTGTCACTGGCCAGGGCGCTGGCCTCGGAAATAGGTGTCTACGGTCTGCAATCGCCCGGTCTGAACCCCGGCGAGGCGCTCTCGCCCACGGTCGAAACCATGGCCGCGCACTACCTGACCGAGATTGCGGATCTGCTGGATGCGCCGCTGGTCATCACCGGGCTATCCTTTGGCGGGCTGGTTGCCCATGAAATGGGTCGGGTACTGTGCGACGGGGGCAAGCGGGACGTTTCGGTCGTTCTACTCGACACCCAAGGGACCGACGATGTCACCCTGCGGCAGCGTATCGACGTGGTAGATATGACCGAGTTCCGCGAAAAGCTGGTGCGTTTCAACGGAACCTATCCGGGGATAAGCGACGCGCAGATCGAGCGTTATTTCACCGTCTACAACCACAATCGGCTGAGCGTTCGCGACTATGACGTGCCCTTAAGCGCCGCGCGCACGGTGTTCATTCAGGCACTGAGCGATCTGCCCCGTTCGTTCCTGCATGAGGTGCGCCGCTATTGGCGCGGGCGCACGACGGGGGATCTGACCGCGCGCCTTGTGCGCGGGGATCACTGGGACATGCTTGAAACGCAGGAGCTGCGCATCGTCACCCGATTGATCACCCGTGAGACAGACCGCCTCACCGGCGCACCGGAGAAAGGATCGTGA
- a CDS encoding SagB/ThcOx family dehydrogenase, producing MLSALMQNPAPDGPRFQYASAGGLYPVQTYLYVKQGRIDGIAPGSYYLHPRERTLIRLDSDATLDGDSYDYFVNRPTYERAAFAVFFVADMSAITPIYGAASRDMVLLETGQMAQHLTSRAGEVGLGLCGIGNLEKNRVADLFDLGAAHQLIYSMLGGVAPGPMAPASDAYNDDTEEFDI from the coding sequence ATGCTCTCGGCCTTGATGCAAAACCCCGCGCCGGACGGTCCGCGATTTCAATACGCCTCCGCAGGCGGGCTGTATCCGGTTCAGACCTACCTCTATGTCAAACAGGGCCGGATCGACGGCATCGCGCCGGGAAGCTATTACCTGCACCCGCGTGAGCGCACATTGATCCGGCTCGACAGCGACGCGACGCTCGACGGTGACAGCTACGATTATTTCGTCAACAGACCAACGTACGAGCGGGCGGCATTCGCGGTGTTCTTTGTTGCGGATATGTCCGCGATCACGCCGATATACGGGGCGGCCAGCCGCGATATGGTTCTTCTTGAGACCGGTCAGATGGCCCAGCACCTGACCAGCCGCGCGGGCGAGGTCGGGCTGGGCCTGTGCGGCATCGGCAATCTTGAGAAAAACCGCGTCGCGGACCTCTTTGATCTGGGGGCCGCGCATCAGCTGATCTATTCCATGCTGGGTGGCGTGGCGCCCGGGCCGATGGCACCCGCGTCCGATGCGTACAACGACGACACCGAAGAGTTTGACATATGA
- a CDS encoding non-ribosomal peptide synthetase, protein MTDALRATLTALGGTRICNQYGPSETHVVSQQVIGLDTAKRVPVDAPIGSPIANTTLRVLDSALTPVPTGVAGELYIGGPGLAQGYLNRHDLTAARFIDDPFADRPGARLFRSGDLVRRDADGVLHFLGRIDDQVKIRGYRVEPGEVESVLRAQEGVRDAAVIVRDKPAGQLALVAYCVTGVPVAALRDTLAALLPSYMCPQEIVVLDRLPLNTSGKVDRRALPDPDWQTAQDFVAPVTPTETTLCEIWSRTLGVPRIGALDDFFANGGHSLLAARILHLINAELGCDLGLSTLLGNPVLRDLARQIDRCAPSAAPSPAPQITADPENRHAPFPLTDIQQAYLVGRDESLSLGGVSAHSYTELRIAEFDVLRFEAALNAVIARHDMLRAVFAPDGTQRVLADVPAYRIAVHSVTDPSQAAARAALDAQRARLSHQVLDAQTWPLFGFEVTALPDGNSHLHISLDALIVDAASTSLLMTELVGLYEDPNLDLDAPGVTFRDYVLADRALRASESYAKAMAYWMDRFEDLPTGPDLPLLCQPDSIEKPVFHRQDHCIEKPVWNAIKDNAGRHKVTASGMLLAAFCTVLGRYAQNRDFSLSLPLFNRQPLHPDINAVIGDFSSVLLFRSHLDAGGTFAEYATAVQAALWQDMDHTQVSGIEVMRALARRADQPPQGLPVVFNSTLTELQTPAPARAADRQFRATNVHTITQTPQVWLDHTIIEEDGALFFNWDSIDGLFPPGMVEDMFAAYCDLLEALARPAFWSEAGQSVFPAAPDVPTLPQAGATLDALFVGQAGRTPDRDAIITSARRLSYETLLTEAQTLAARLQEAGVRRGDRVAVLMPVRWEQTVAVLGCLMAGGAYVPIDADFPDARVTALLTRTRASVVVTSPATPRVPSGTSVPVIEVLPYPAPRTPAPVAVSDTDLAYVIFTSGSTGEPKGVMIDHGGATNTLHDINARIGLTAQDRILGVSALNFDLSVYDIFGPLSVGAALVLPDAEKRRDPVHWRALIRAHDVTIWNAVPALSGLLVEDWQATDDPLPLRCAMMSGDWIPLALPGALRRAAPEITIWSLGGATEASIWSIGYPVTEVPDDWTSIPYGTALEGQSVHVLDHRLAPRPPHVAGEIYIGGRGLALGYWEDPERTQDAFVNHPVTGARLYRTGDLGRAMPDGTIEFLGRRDSQVKLQGYRIELGGIEKALERHPGVTAAAVRIVGAAMAQKRLAAYVVGARDAVRGADLRDHLAGILPSYEIPSSFTWLDALPLSANGKVDRAKLPDPVDSGSLSDTAFTIGGSVERDIAGIVLRTLGQEKIDPHANLLSLGASSLDIVRISNAVAAAHGFRPPLARFMRSPTLAALITLWRDSAAVQEAPPSQGAPDPSDGNTIEDETARAAFKAAQKGLREIDGPRARLPFSAHPPRKTDLSQTGPCAILRTRRSLCHNFRICSRP, encoded by the coding sequence TTGACCGATGCGCTCAGGGCCACGCTCACGGCCCTTGGTGGCACACGGATCTGCAATCAATACGGTCCCAGCGAAACCCATGTCGTGAGCCAGCAGGTGATTGGCTTGGACACCGCAAAGCGCGTTCCCGTCGATGCGCCCATCGGCAGCCCGATTGCCAATACGACGCTGCGCGTTCTCGACAGCGCGCTCACCCCCGTGCCGACAGGGGTCGCCGGCGAGCTCTACATCGGGGGGCCGGGCCTTGCCCAAGGGTATCTCAACCGTCACGACCTGACGGCGGCGCGTTTCATCGACGACCCGTTCGCGGATCGGCCCGGCGCACGGCTTTTCCGGTCCGGTGATCTGGTCCGACGGGATGCCGACGGGGTGCTGCATTTTCTCGGGCGCATCGACGATCAGGTGAAAATCCGCGGCTACCGGGTGGAGCCGGGCGAGGTCGAAAGCGTCCTGCGCGCGCAGGAAGGTGTGCGCGACGCGGCCGTGATCGTGCGCGACAAGCCTGCCGGGCAGCTCGCGCTTGTGGCCTATTGCGTGACGGGCGTGCCAGTTGCGGCGCTGCGCGACACGCTGGCCGCCCTTTTGCCGTCCTACATGTGCCCGCAGGAAATCGTGGTGCTGGACCGCCTGCCCCTGAACACCAGCGGCAAAGTGGATCGCCGCGCGCTGCCTGACCCCGATTGGCAGACCGCGCAGGACTTCGTGGCGCCCGTGACACCGACCGAGACGACGCTCTGCGAAATCTGGTCGCGGACGCTGGGCGTGCCGCGCATCGGCGCGCTGGACGATTTTTTCGCAAACGGCGGACATTCCCTGCTGGCCGCGCGCATATTGCATCTGATCAACGCGGAGCTGGGCTGCGATCTGGGCCTGTCCACCCTGCTGGGCAATCCCGTGCTGCGCGATCTGGCGCGCCAGATCGACCGGTGCGCGCCTTCCGCCGCGCCGTCTCCCGCCCCGCAGATTACCGCCGATCCGGAGAACCGACACGCGCCGTTTCCCCTCACCGACATCCAGCAAGCCTATCTTGTGGGGCGCGACGAAAGCCTGAGCCTTGGCGGCGTCTCCGCCCATTCCTACACCGAGTTGCGGATCGCCGAATTCGATGTGCTGCGGTTCGAGGCCGCGCTGAACGCCGTCATCGCCCGCCACGACATGCTGCGCGCCGTTTTTGCGCCGGACGGGACGCAGCGGGTGCTTGCCGATGTGCCCGCCTACCGGATTGCCGTGCACAGCGTCACAGATCCCTCGCAAGCGGCAGCGCGCGCCGCGTTGGATGCGCAACGCGCGCGCCTGTCGCATCAGGTTCTCGATGCGCAAACTTGGCCCCTCTTCGGGTTCGAGGTCACCGCCCTGCCGGACGGGAACAGCCACCTGCACATCAGCCTGGACGCGCTGATCGTGGACGCGGCAAGCACGTCACTGCTGATGACAGAACTTGTCGGTCTCTACGAGGATCCGAACCTCGACCTCGACGCGCCCGGCGTTACCTTCCGCGACTATGTCCTCGCCGACCGCGCCCTGCGGGCATCGGAAAGCTATGCGAAAGCGATGGCCTATTGGATGGACCGGTTTGAAGATCTGCCGACCGGCCCCGATCTGCCGCTGCTGTGCCAGCCCGACTCCATCGAGAAACCGGTGTTCCACCGTCAGGACCATTGCATCGAAAAACCGGTATGGAACGCGATCAAGGACAATGCGGGCCGCCACAAGGTCACCGCGTCGGGGATGCTCCTGGCCGCGTTCTGCACGGTGCTTGGCCGTTACGCCCAGAACAGGGATTTCAGCCTGTCACTGCCGCTTTTCAACCGTCAGCCGTTGCATCCCGACATCAATGCGGTGATCGGTGATTTTTCATCTGTTCTGCTGTTTCGGTCGCACCTCGATGCAGGCGGCACCTTTGCCGAATACGCCACCGCGGTGCAGGCCGCGCTTTGGCAGGATATGGATCACACGCAAGTGTCGGGGATCGAGGTGATGCGGGCGCTGGCGCGCCGCGCAGACCAACCACCGCAGGGGCTCCCGGTGGTGTTCAACTCCACCCTGACCGAATTGCAGACACCCGCGCCCGCGCGCGCCGCCGACCGGCAGTTTCGGGCGACAAATGTGCATACGATCACCCAGACGCCGCAGGTCTGGCTTGACCATACGATCATTGAGGAAGACGGCGCGCTGTTTTTCAACTGGGACAGCATCGACGGGCTCTTCCCGCCTGGCATGGTCGAGGACATGTTTGCGGCCTATTGCGACCTGCTGGAAGCCTTGGCGCGGCCTGCGTTCTGGTCAGAGGCAGGGCAATCGGTCTTTCCCGCCGCACCGGATGTGCCGACGTTGCCGCAGGCAGGCGCGACGCTGGACGCGCTTTTTGTCGGGCAGGCAGGGCGCACGCCCGATCGCGACGCGATCATCACATCCGCGCGCCGCCTGAGCTATGAAACCCTGCTGACAGAAGCGCAGACCCTTGCCGCCCGCCTGCAGGAGGCCGGCGTGCGGCGGGGTGACCGCGTGGCCGTGCTGATGCCGGTCAGGTGGGAGCAAACAGTTGCCGTGCTGGGCTGCCTGATGGCCGGTGGCGCCTATGTGCCGATCGACGCGGATTTTCCCGACGCACGTGTCACCGCCTTGCTGACCCGCACCCGCGCCAGTGTGGTTGTGACCAGCCCGGCAACGCCGCGCGTGCCCTCCGGCACCTCTGTCCCGGTGATCGAGGTTTTGCCGTATCCAGCCCCGCGGACGCCCGCGCCTGTGGCAGTCAGCGACACTGATCTGGCCTACGTGATCTTCACCTCCGGATCGACGGGCGAGCCCAAGGGCGTGATGATCGATCACGGCGGGGCGACAAACACCCTGCACGACATCAATGCCCGCATCGGGCTGACCGCGCAGGACCGCATCCTCGGCGTCTCTGCCCTGAACTTCGATCTGTCGGTCTACGACATCTTTGGGCCGCTGAGCGTGGGGGCCGCGCTGGTGCTGCCCGACGCCGAAAAGCGCCGCGATCCCGTTCATTGGCGCGCGCTGATCCGCGCCCATGACGTCACGATCTGGAACGCTGTGCCCGCGCTGAGCGGCCTGCTGGTCGAGGATTGGCAGGCCACCGACGATCCGTTGCCGCTGCGCTGTGCGATGATGTCGGGGGACTGGATCCCGCTTGCCCTGCCCGGCGCACTGCGACGGGCCGCGCCAGAGATCACGATATGGAGCCTTGGCGGCGCGACCGAGGCCTCGATCTGGTCCATCGGGTATCCTGTCACGGAGGTCCCCGACGACTGGACCAGCATCCCCTACGGCACCGCGCTGGAAGGGCAAAGCGTTCACGTGCTTGACCACCGGCTTGCCCCGCGCCCACCGCATGTGGCCGGAGAGATCTACATCGGCGGGCGCGGCCTCGCGCTGGGGTATTGGGAAGATCCCGAACGCACCCAAGACGCGTTTGTGAACCACCCAGTCACCGGCGCGCGGCTTTACCGGACGGGTGATCTGGGCCGGGCCATGCCGGACGGGACTATCGAATTTCTGGGCCGACGCGACAGTCAGGTCAAGCTGCAGGGCTACCGGATCGAGCTTGGCGGCATTGAAAAGGCGCTCGAACGTCATCCGGGCGTGACGGCCGCAGCGGTACGCATTGTCGGCGCGGCGATGGCGCAGAAACGCCTTGCGGCCTACGTGGTGGGCGCGCGGGATGCGGTGCGCGGCGCCGACCTGCGCGACCATCTTGCGGGGATCCTTCCCAGCTACGAAATTCCGTCGTCGTTTACCTGGCTCGACGCGCTACCGCTTTCCGCAAATGGCAAGGTGGACCGCGCAAAACTGCCCGATCCTGTTGACAGCGGCAGCCTGTCCGACACGGCGTTTACGATTGGCGGCAGCGTCGAACGCGACATCGCCGGGATCGTGTTGCGCACGCTGGGTCAGGAAAAGATCGACCCGCACGCGAACCTTCTGTCGCTGGGGGCCAGTTCGCTCGACATCGTGCGCATCAGCAATGCAGTCGCCGCCGCCCATGGGTTCCGACCGCCACTGGCGCGTTTCATGCGCAGCCCGACCCTCGCCGCGCTGATCACCCTTTGGCGCGACAGTGCCGCCGTTCAGGAAGCGCCGCCGTCGCAGGGCGCACCCGATCCGTCCGACGGCAACACCATCGAGGATGAGACAGCCCGCGCGGCGTTCAAGGCAGCGCAGAAGGGTCTGCGCGAGATCGACGGTCCGCGCGCCCGACTGCCTTTCAGTGCACACCCCCCGCGCAAGACAGATTTGTCGCAAACCGGTCCGTGCGCGATTTTGCGCACACGCCGGTCGCTCTGCCACAACTTTCGGATATGCTCTCGGCCTTGA